The Microbulbifer sp. YPW1 genome contains a region encoding:
- a CDS encoding PH domain-containing protein, whose product MIDFENKSLFKLKQNAGFAEKVAPLLLDGEEVLDSFKSMRDGVVFTSKRIIAVNVQGITGSKKDFTSLPYKNIVAFSVESSGTLDIDSELELYFSSLGKVRFEFSGKARLMDIAHYIGRYAL is encoded by the coding sequence ATGATCGATTTCGAAAACAAAAGTCTGTTCAAGCTGAAACAGAATGCCGGATTTGCCGAAAAGGTCGCCCCGCTGTTACTCGACGGCGAGGAAGTACTGGACTCTTTCAAATCCATGCGCGACGGCGTGGTGTTTACCAGCAAGCGGATAATCGCAGTCAACGTACAGGGGATCACCGGCAGCAAGAAAGATTTCACATCCCTGCCCTACAAGAACATCGTCGCTTTCTCGGTAGAGAGTTCCGGTACCTTGGACATCGATAGCGAGCTGGAGCTGTATTTTTCTTCGCTGGGCAAGGTGCGTTTTGAGTTCAGTGGTAAAGCGCGGCTGATGGATATCGCACATTATATTGGTCGATACGCGCTCTAG
- a CDS encoding YafY family protein — protein MSNPTTRVLALLELLQRHGNASGSELAEMLGVDGRTLRRYIATLEEIGIPLTAERGRHGGYRLVSGYKLPPMMFTNEETLAISLGLLAARSLSVGEVSTAVTSAQAKLERVMPQKLKQQLRALDDSVTLDLVPSAAADSLTLATLAAATQNRCRVVFDYTSSRENADEAVTQREFDPYGLVFRYGRWYAVGHCNLRAEIRTFRLDRMRQLRGLETPFERPQDFDAAGYLSGSFATMEQGFEVELFLHTDLETATRMLGDELGLLTPKGDGVLWRAQTGCLGWFASQLVRLPYEFEILSPADLKTELRRHAQKLLAMTTA, from the coding sequence ATGTCGAACCCGACGACACGGGTGCTGGCGCTGCTGGAATTGCTGCAACGACACGGCAATGCCAGCGGCAGCGAACTGGCCGAGATGCTGGGCGTGGATGGCCGCACGCTGCGCCGCTATATCGCGACGCTGGAAGAAATCGGCATTCCACTTACGGCAGAGCGCGGGCGCCACGGTGGTTACCGGCTGGTGTCGGGCTACAAGCTGCCGCCGATGATGTTCACCAACGAGGAAACCCTGGCCATCTCCCTCGGCCTGCTGGCCGCGCGCAGCCTCAGTGTGGGGGAAGTCTCCACCGCCGTCACCAGCGCCCAGGCCAAACTGGAACGGGTGATGCCACAGAAGCTTAAGCAGCAACTGCGCGCACTGGACGACAGCGTCACCCTGGACCTGGTGCCCTCGGCGGCGGCCGACAGCCTCACACTGGCCACTCTGGCGGCCGCCACCCAGAACCGCTGCCGCGTGGTGTTTGACTATACAAGTAGCAGGGAAAACGCGGATGAGGCAGTGACGCAACGGGAATTTGATCCCTATGGCCTGGTGTTCCGCTACGGCCGCTGGTACGCGGTGGGCCACTGCAACCTGCGCGCAGAAATCCGCACCTTCCGCCTCGATCGTATGCGCCAGTTACGCGGACTGGAAACGCCTTTTGAAAGGCCACAGGACTTCGACGCAGCCGGCTATCTCAGCGGTAGCTTCGCGACCATGGAGCAAGGTTTTGAAGTGGAGTTGTTCCTGCATACCGATCTCGAGACCGCCACCAGGATGCTCGGTGATGAACTCGGTCTGCTGACGCCAAAAGGCGATGGGGTGCTGTGGCGCGCACAGACCGGTTGCCTGGGGTGGTTTGCCTCACAGCTGGTGCGACTGCCGTACGAGTTTGAAATTCTGTCGCCGGCGGACCTTAAAACCGAGTTGCGTCGGCATGCGCAGAAGTTACTGGCCATGACCACGGCTTAA
- a CDS encoding SRPBCC family protein, translated as MPGTVRLHRVLRAPAERVYRAFTNPHAMAKWSPPDGFYAIYDHLEPEVGGTYKASFINFTTGEEHSFGGEFKEMIENERIRYIDIFDDPNLPGAMEVTVSLKPVSCGTELTIVQDGIPDVIPVEMCYLGWQESMLALARLVEPEIKQ; from the coding sequence ATGCCCGGCACTGTACGTTTGCACCGCGTCCTGCGCGCTCCCGCCGAGCGGGTCTATCGCGCCTTCACCAACCCGCACGCCATGGCCAAATGGTCCCCGCCAGATGGTTTCTACGCAATTTACGATCACCTGGAGCCCGAGGTGGGCGGTACCTACAAGGCGTCGTTTATCAACTTCACTACCGGGGAAGAGCATTCCTTCGGCGGCGAGTTCAAGGAAATGATTGAGAACGAGCGCATTCGCTACATCGACATCTTCGACGATCCGAACCTGCCGGGCGCCATGGAGGTCACGGTCAGCCTCAAACCGGTGTCCTGCGGTACCGAGCTCACCATCGTGCAGGACGGTATCCCCGACGTGATCCCGGTTGAGATGTGCTACCTCGGCTGGCAGGAGTCAATGCTGGCCCTGGCCCGTCTGGTTGAACCGGAAATCAAACAGTAA
- a CDS encoding RNA polymerase sigma factor: protein MAELSQARLQEIYQNESRRVLATLIRLLGDFDLAEEALHDAFAVALTQWPSDGIPDNPRAWLVSTGRFKAIDQLRRKARFNVSYEEVAERLEAELTTDDELEVQGIEDDRLRLIFTCCHPSLAPEARLALTLREVCGLTTEEIASAFLTSTPTLAQRIVRAKAKIRDAKIPYEVPGPGQLPERLDSVLHAIYLIFNEGYSASSGDSLIRQDLTAEAIRLTRLLRELLPEPEVEGLLALLLLQDSRRAARVSAGGDAGLVSETR from the coding sequence ATGGCGGAACTGTCACAGGCCCGGTTGCAAGAAATCTACCAGAACGAATCGCGCCGCGTGCTCGCAACCCTGATTCGTCTGCTCGGGGATTTTGATCTCGCCGAGGAGGCCCTGCACGATGCGTTCGCCGTGGCACTGACACAGTGGCCCAGCGACGGTATCCCCGATAACCCCCGCGCCTGGCTGGTTTCTACCGGGCGCTTCAAGGCCATCGATCAGCTGCGGCGCAAGGCGCGCTTCAATGTGTCTTACGAGGAGGTTGCCGAACGCCTCGAAGCCGAGCTTACAACCGATGATGAGCTGGAAGTCCAGGGCATTGAGGATGACCGGCTGCGCCTGATCTTCACCTGCTGTCACCCGAGCCTGGCCCCGGAGGCCAGGCTCGCGCTGACTCTGCGCGAAGTGTGCGGTCTCACCACCGAAGAAATTGCCAGCGCCTTTTTAACTTCTACACCCACCCTGGCACAGCGCATCGTGCGCGCCAAAGCGAAGATTCGTGACGCCAAAATTCCCTATGAGGTTCCGGGTCCGGGGCAGTTACCCGAGCGGCTGGATAGCGTATTGCACGCCATTTACCTGATTTTCAATGAGGGCTACTCCGCTTCCAGTGGCGACAGCCTGATCCGCCAGGACCTAACAGCGGAAGCCATTCGCCTGACGCGGCTGCTGCGCGAGTTACTGCCAGAGCCCGAGGTGGAGGGATTGTTGGCGCTGTTGCTGCTGCAGGATTCTCGCCGCGCTGCGCGGGTGTCGGCTGGCGGCGACGCGGGCTTAGTTAGCGAAACACGTTGA
- a CDS encoding aspartate/glutamate racemase family protein: MKTIGLLGGMSWESTASYYKAINERVKAKLGGLHSAKICLYSVDFAEIEALQHAGKWAETAEILAQAARSVEAGGADILLICTNTMHKVFEEVASSVSIPLLHIADATAQALIRDEVKTVGLLGTRFTMEQDFYKGRLIKHFGIAVLTPTADEQALVHDVIYRELCQGIVSAESKARYLEVIGNLHQRGAQGIVLGCTEIALLVQQPDTDIPLYDTAEIHANQAVELALS; this comes from the coding sequence ATGAAGACCATTGGCCTGCTGGGCGGGATGAGCTGGGAATCGACCGCCAGCTACTACAAGGCAATCAACGAGCGGGTGAAGGCAAAACTCGGGGGCTTGCACTCGGCCAAGATCTGCCTGTATAGCGTGGACTTCGCGGAAATCGAGGCACTGCAACACGCGGGTAAGTGGGCGGAAACCGCAGAAATTCTTGCACAGGCCGCGCGGTCGGTGGAAGCCGGCGGTGCCGATATTCTGCTGATCTGTACCAATACGATGCACAAGGTCTTCGAAGAGGTCGCCTCCAGTGTATCAATCCCGCTTCTGCATATCGCAGATGCGACTGCACAGGCATTGATACGAGATGAGGTAAAAACCGTGGGCCTGCTGGGTACGCGATTCACCATGGAGCAGGATTTCTACAAGGGTCGGCTTATCAAGCACTTTGGTATTGCAGTGCTGACACCCACAGCCGATGAGCAGGCACTGGTGCACGACGTGATCTACCGCGAACTGTGCCAGGGAATTGTGAGCGCTGAATCGAAAGCGAGGTACCTCGAGGTCATCGGCAATCTGCATCAGCGCGGTGCGCAGGGTATTGTTCTGGGGTGTACCGAAATCGCATTACTGGTGCAGCAACCCGATACCGATATTCCGCTGTATGACACCGCAGAGATTCACGCGAACCAGGCGGTGGAGCTTGCCCTGTCATAG
- a CDS encoding DUF1294 domain-containing protein — translation MAVQKSSNSLMLSLVFLGLVTGSAVIGLLPPIVALLYFAMSLLTYLMYYLDKSAARNGNWRTKESTLHLLSLLCGWPGALVAQQRLRHKTRKQPFRFIFWLTVLGNLGALAWMHTPEGTGFLSGLLGGYTDFPFH, via the coding sequence ATGGCAGTACAGAAGTCGTCAAACTCGTTAATGCTCAGCCTGGTTTTTCTTGGGCTGGTGACCGGCTCAGCGGTCATTGGTTTATTGCCACCGATAGTAGCGCTGCTCTACTTCGCCATGAGTCTGCTGACCTACCTGATGTATTACCTGGACAAGTCCGCGGCGCGCAACGGTAACTGGCGCACCAAGGAGAGTACCCTGCATCTGCTGTCTTTACTTTGCGGCTGGCCCGGGGCCCTGGTGGCCCAGCAGCGACTGCGGCACAAAACCCGCAAACAGCCCTTCCGCTTTATCTTCTGGCTTACCGTGCTTGGCAACCTTGGCGCACTGGCCTGGATGCATACGCCAGAGGGCACAGGCTTCCTGAGCGGGTTGCTGGGTGGCTACACGGACTTTCCGTTTCATTAA
- a CDS encoding SMP-30/gluconolactonase/LRE family protein: MPKPFERLCIAALLCFSGLVQAALPMAEGAKLKLVSDQFVFTEGPAADAAGNIYFTDQPNDTIWKFAVDGSLSLFMDDAGRSNGMAFDGEGNLLTCADEKGELWRVAPNGEVTVLVKDFAGKRLNGPNDLWVDPAGGIYFTDPYYQRPYWEHSAPELDKEAVYYLPPDAQEPLVVADDLVKPNGIIGSSDGKTLYVADIGDDKTYAYSVLADGQLSAKKLFAEMGSDGMALDRRGNLYLTGDGVTVLDKHGKHIGHIPVPGDWTANVTFGGEHGRTLFITAGPAVYTLAMRVAGM; this comes from the coding sequence ATGCCCAAACCGTTTGAGCGCCTGTGTATCGCGGCACTACTTTGTTTTTCCGGCCTTGTGCAGGCCGCACTGCCAATGGCAGAGGGCGCGAAACTGAAACTGGTCTCGGACCAGTTCGTTTTTACCGAAGGTCCTGCGGCGGACGCCGCGGGTAATATTTACTTCACTGACCAGCCAAACGACACAATCTGGAAATTCGCAGTAGACGGGAGCCTCTCGCTGTTTATGGATGACGCCGGTCGCTCCAACGGCATGGCATTTGATGGCGAGGGTAACTTGCTGACCTGCGCGGATGAAAAGGGCGAGCTATGGCGTGTCGCTCCGAATGGAGAGGTTACCGTGCTGGTGAAAGACTTCGCCGGCAAACGGCTGAACGGCCCCAACGACTTGTGGGTAGACCCCGCAGGCGGGATCTATTTTACCGACCCCTATTACCAGCGGCCTTACTGGGAACACAGCGCGCCGGAACTGGACAAAGAGGCTGTCTACTACCTGCCCCCCGACGCACAGGAGCCGCTGGTGGTGGCGGATGACCTGGTAAAACCCAACGGCATCATCGGAAGCAGCGACGGCAAAACCCTGTACGTCGCCGATATCGGCGACGACAAAACCTATGCATACTCGGTACTTGCCGACGGGCAGCTGTCCGCAAAAAAACTATTTGCGGAAATGGGCTCGGACGGCATGGCGCTGGACCGGCGCGGCAACCTCTACCTCACGGGCGATGGGGTAACCGTGCTCGACAAGCACGGCAAACACATTGGACATATCCCGGTACCCGGAGACTGGACCGCGAATGTCACCTTCGGCGGCGAGCATGGCCGCACCCTGTTTATCACTGCCGGCCCCGCGGTATACACCCTGGCCATGCGAGTGGCCGGAATGTGA
- a CDS encoding GH36-type glycosyl hydrolase domain-containing protein: MINATDNAAVLTSSEDGARCELASPTAMPAASAFLWNRRMLVQVNCRGFVVARHMQPEPAAYAHAPNLEAKTFMQPEQPFYAHHPGRFLYVKDEDTGELFSAPYEPVRASAEQFCFSVGSGDISWRIHNAGLEVCLTLRLPVDDSVELWECTLRNYSGRPRRISVYPYFPVGYMSWMNQSGEYRADLGGIVCSSITPYQKVDDYFKNRHFKDKTFLLHETTPDAWESVQSTFEGEGGLHNPDAVRQPLLGGGEARYQVPAAALQYRVKLAPDEKRTLRFIFGPARDDKEILALRKRYLSITGFAAAAAQYQGYLAQGRGCLQIETPDRELDQFANHWLPRQVFYHGDVNRLTTDPQTRNYLQDQLGMAYIRPKTARAALLRTLSQQKPDGSLPDGILLSAEAELKYINQVPHTDHCVWLPIFLHAYLNETGDYALLDERVGADGNGECSVFERVNSAMDWLAGARDQRGLSYIGQGDWCDPMNMVGYRGRGVSGWLSLATAYALQLWAHICAQQKQVAAEEKYARIATEINSAVNRHLWDGEWFARGITDEGRIFGIREDREGRIFLNPQSWALLSGAADVTQHESLLSAVEQQLATPYGPMMLAPAYTAMREDVGRVTQKHPGSAENGSVYNHAAAFYIYSLYAVGESDRAWHLLRQMIPGPDRADLVQRGQLPVFAPNYYRGAWHQYPEHAGRSSQLFNTGTAAWIYRCLVEALFGLKGEGQGLRIAPQLPSHWRQARVERRFRDALFEVQFERRQIGEGERSEGKNDKSVRVYVDGEHLAEPLISPVQAGRHYRLRVLLPPAAAHTTNPAKNSTTKSKQQNAQTV, encoded by the coding sequence ATGATAAACGCAACCGATAATGCCGCAGTGCTTACCAGCTCAGAGGATGGTGCGCGCTGCGAGCTTGCGAGCCCCACGGCCATGCCAGCAGCCAGCGCCTTTTTGTGGAACCGTCGCATGCTGGTACAGGTGAATTGCCGCGGTTTCGTGGTGGCGCGCCATATGCAGCCGGAGCCGGCCGCCTACGCCCACGCCCCCAACCTCGAAGCCAAAACGTTTATGCAGCCGGAGCAGCCTTTTTACGCACATCATCCGGGCCGCTTTTTGTATGTAAAGGACGAGGATACCGGCGAACTGTTTTCCGCCCCCTACGAGCCGGTGCGCGCAAGCGCCGAGCAGTTCTGCTTTTCCGTCGGCAGTGGCGATATTTCCTGGCGGATACACAACGCCGGCCTGGAGGTCTGCCTGACACTGCGACTGCCCGTGGACGACTCCGTGGAATTATGGGAATGCACTCTGCGCAATTATTCCGGCAGGCCACGACGGATTTCGGTTTACCCCTATTTTCCTGTCGGCTATATGAGCTGGATGAACCAGTCCGGGGAATATCGCGCGGACCTGGGGGGCATCGTCTGCTCCAGTATCACGCCCTATCAAAAGGTGGATGATTACTTCAAGAATCGCCACTTCAAAGACAAAACCTTCCTTCTGCATGAAACAACTCCGGACGCCTGGGAATCCGTCCAGTCCACCTTTGAGGGCGAGGGTGGACTGCACAATCCCGATGCGGTACGCCAGCCGCTTTTAGGTGGTGGCGAGGCCCGCTATCAAGTACCCGCGGCCGCGCTGCAATACCGCGTGAAACTGGCCCCGGACGAGAAGCGCACACTGCGCTTTATATTTGGCCCGGCCCGCGACGACAAAGAAATCCTTGCACTGCGCAAGCGTTACCTGTCGATCACCGGATTCGCCGCCGCCGCGGCGCAGTATCAAGGCTATTTAGCGCAGGGGCGCGGCTGCCTGCAGATCGAAACGCCGGACCGCGAACTGGATCAGTTTGCCAACCACTGGCTGCCTCGCCAGGTGTTCTACCACGGCGACGTCAACCGCCTGACCACGGACCCGCAAACCCGCAACTACCTGCAGGACCAGTTGGGCATGGCCTATATCCGGCCCAAAACCGCGCGCGCCGCCCTACTGCGTACCCTCAGCCAGCAAAAACCGGATGGTTCCCTGCCCGATGGTATTCTGCTCAGCGCTGAGGCAGAGCTGAAATATATCAATCAGGTGCCGCATACGGATCACTGTGTGTGGCTGCCGATTTTTTTACACGCTTACCTGAATGAAACCGGCGATTACGCGCTGCTTGATGAACGGGTAGGTGCCGACGGGAATGGCGAATGCAGCGTGTTTGAGCGCGTGAACAGTGCTATGGACTGGCTGGCAGGGGCGCGCGACCAACGGGGCCTCAGCTATATCGGCCAGGGAGACTGGTGCGATCCGATGAATATGGTGGGCTACCGGGGCCGCGGGGTATCCGGCTGGCTTTCTCTCGCCACCGCTTATGCATTGCAACTCTGGGCGCATATCTGTGCGCAGCAGAAACAGGTGGCGGCAGAAGAAAAATATGCCCGTATTGCTACGGAGATCAACAGCGCGGTCAATCGCCATCTGTGGGATGGTGAGTGGTTCGCCCGCGGCATCACCGATGAGGGCAGGATTTTTGGTATACGCGAAGATCGCGAGGGGCGTATCTTTCTCAACCCCCAGAGCTGGGCGCTGCTGAGCGGCGCCGCCGATGTCACGCAGCATGAAAGTCTGCTGAGCGCGGTGGAACAACAACTGGCAACCCCCTATGGCCCGATGATGCTGGCACCCGCTTACACCGCCATGCGCGAAGATGTGGGCCGCGTCACCCAGAAACACCCCGGCTCCGCAGAAAACGGCTCCGTGTACAACCACGCGGCAGCGTTTTATATCTATAGCCTGTACGCCGTCGGCGAGAGTGATAGAGCCTGGCACCTGCTGCGGCAAATGATTCCCGGCCCCGATCGGGCGGATCTGGTGCAGCGCGGGCAACTACCGGTATTTGCGCCCAACTACTATCGCGGCGCCTGGCACCAGTACCCGGAACACGCGGGCCGCTCCAGCCAGTTGTTTAACACCGGCACCGCGGCCTGGATCTACCGCTGTCTGGTAGAGGCCCTGTTCGGACTGAAAGGTGAAGGGCAGGGATTGCGCATTGCACCCCAGCTGCCCTCTCATTGGCGACAGGCACGAGTGGAACGTCGCTTCCGCGACGCCCTGTTCGAGGTACAATTTGAGCGCCGGCAAATTGGTGAGGGCGAACGCAGTGAAGGGAAAAACGACAAGAGCGTGCGCGTATACGTCGATGGCGAACACCTTGCAGAACCACTGATCAGCCCTGTTCAGGCCGGGCGTCACTACCGGCTGCGCGTGTTATTGCCACCGGCGGCAGCCCATACTACTAATCCGGCGAAAAATTCGACAACAAAGAGCAAGCAACAAAATGCCCAAACCGTTTGA
- a CDS encoding glycoside-pentoside-hexuronide (GPH):cation symporter → MSSPALKHSNHEHRNPRLARLGLGEKAGFAIGDFGFNLYWTCIASFLAVFYTDVFGLPAAIAGTLLLITKLIDAMTDPLMGAIADRTQTRWGKFRPYLLFAGVPMAAASVLTFTTPDLNGTGKLIYAYITYSAMMLGYTLLSTPYASLSGVMTAHPQERNTLISWRFIAAFAGMTFVNKYTLPLVEWLGRGNEQLGWQLTMMVYGALACVIFAVTFFTTRERIEPPAVQNTRPLDDIKDLLHNRPWLILVGLQMVIMLTITLRGGSSYYYLMYYVERPELISNYLAVQALALAGGAAITPLLTRYFDKALLIVILMCVVGTLSLAFYFVPKDAVWLMFTLNILISLALGPKSPLAWSMFADCADYTEWRSGRRATAMTFSAATFSMKLGGAMGSALMLWVLAAIGYVAREAQSGASQAGIALLQTVIPGAFALLAAAVASFYPLNNARLERIQEELGKGTATGKRDTRWPLDKDTDTIAPEERPPVGRPPAGTAPS, encoded by the coding sequence ATGTCTTCACCTGCCTTAAAGCACTCTAATCACGAACACCGAAACCCTCGCTTAGCCCGGCTCGGCCTGGGTGAGAAAGCCGGCTTCGCTATTGGCGATTTTGGCTTCAATCTCTATTGGACCTGTATCGCTTCCTTTCTTGCGGTTTTTTACACCGATGTATTCGGCCTGCCGGCGGCTATCGCGGGTACTCTGCTTCTGATCACCAAGCTTATCGATGCGATGACAGATCCACTGATGGGCGCCATCGCCGATCGTACCCAAACTCGCTGGGGCAAGTTCCGCCCTTACCTGCTGTTCGCAGGCGTGCCCATGGCGGCGGCCTCGGTACTCACCTTCACCACTCCGGACCTGAATGGAACCGGCAAACTCATTTACGCCTATATCACCTACAGCGCGATGATGCTGGGGTATACCTTGCTAAGCACTCCCTACGCGTCTCTCTCCGGCGTAATGACCGCTCACCCGCAAGAGCGCAATACGCTGATCAGCTGGCGGTTTATCGCTGCCTTTGCCGGTATGACCTTCGTCAACAAGTACACCCTGCCGCTGGTGGAATGGCTGGGACGGGGGAATGAGCAGCTCGGCTGGCAGCTCACCATGATGGTGTACGGCGCCCTGGCCTGTGTGATATTCGCGGTGACTTTTTTTACCACCCGCGAGCGCATCGAGCCACCAGCAGTACAGAACACCAGACCGCTGGATGACATAAAGGATCTGCTGCACAACCGTCCCTGGCTGATATTGGTTGGGCTTCAGATGGTCATCATGTTGACCATTACCCTGCGCGGCGGCTCCAGTTATTACTACCTGATGTATTACGTGGAGCGCCCGGAATTGATTTCCAATTATCTGGCGGTGCAGGCGCTTGCTCTGGCAGGAGGTGCAGCCATCACGCCGCTGCTGACCCGTTATTTTGACAAAGCACTCCTGATCGTGATCCTGATGTGTGTTGTCGGCACACTTTCTCTGGCATTTTACTTTGTACCAAAAGACGCGGTCTGGCTGATGTTTACCCTGAATATTCTGATCAGTCTGGCGCTGGGACCCAAATCCCCACTGGCCTGGTCCATGTTTGCCGATTGCGCCGACTACACCGAGTGGCGCAGCGGTCGGCGCGCCACCGCCATGACATTTTCCGCCGCCACCTTCTCCATGAAACTGGGCGGGGCCATGGGTTCTGCGCTGATGTTGTGGGTGTTGGCTGCCATCGGCTATGTGGCAAGGGAGGCACAGAGCGGTGCCTCGCAAGCGGGTATTGCGCTACTACAGACGGTCATCCCCGGGGCCTTTGCGCTGCTCGCTGCCGCAGTGGCAAGTTTCTATCCACTGAACAATGCCCGCCTGGAACGCATTCAGGAGGAACTGGGCAAGGGCACCGCGACCGGGAAGCGGGACACGCGGTGGCCACTGGATAAAGACACAGACACCATAGCTCCAGAAGAAAGACCACCCGTGGGAAGGCCACCCGCCGGGACCGCACCGTCGTGA